A portion of the Cygnus olor isolate bCygOlo1 chromosome 15, bCygOlo1.pri.v2, whole genome shotgun sequence genome contains these proteins:
- the LOC121078696 gene encoding LOW QUALITY PROTEIN: melanin-concentrating hormone receptor 1-like (The sequence of the model RefSeq protein was modified relative to this genomic sequence to represent the inferred CDS: substituted 1 base at 1 genomic stop codon) → MDYKTNHTDSLNICIPNNSKAVQNFSMSGDLTRMSYGSFIMPTLFGIICLLGIISNSLVICIVFKKSGPSSSIPGIFIISLSMVDLLFLLGMPFLIHQLLGNGAWHFGEMMCTVITALDANSQFTSTYILTAMSIDRYLATVYPFTSTRFRKPPVAIVVICVLWAFSFLSITPVXMYAQLIPLQGGLLGCGICFPDPQRDIYWYTLYQFFLAFAIPFALITVAYRKILLKMSRSSEALMSQRHTRAARTKKLTHTAIASCAAFFSCWAPFHLLQLAQFAMTHPTLPFHYAYNVAISLGYASVLNPFIYILLGRNFPRQLGVPGRPEAAGQATPSESKNIHGDASESGQPLPHLVPVSGR, encoded by the coding sequence GTGACCTCACCAGGATGAGCTATGGCAGCTTCATCATGCCCACCTTGTTTGGCATTATCTGCTTGTTGGGCATTATCAGTAACAGCCTGGTTATCTGCATAGTCTTTAAGAAATCTGGCCCTAGCAGTAGCATCCCAGGTATCTTCATCATCAGTCTCTCCATGGTAGACCTGCTTTTCCTCCTGGGCATGCCCTTCCTCATCCATCAGCTACTTGGGAATGGAGCCTGGCACTTCGGGGAGATGATGTGCACAGTCATCACTGCCCTGGATGCTAACAGCCAGTTCACCAGCACCTACATTCTCACTGCTATGTCTATCGACCGCTACCTGGCCACTGTCTACCCGTTCACCTCTACTCGCTTCAGGAAGCCCCCTGTGGCAATCGTTGTCATCTGTGTGCTCTGggccttttccttcctcagtaTTACACCTGTGTAGATGTATGCTCAGCTCATCCCTCTGCAAGGAGGACTGCTAGGCTGTGGGATTTGTTTTCCAGACCCTCAGAGGGACATTTACTGGTACACTCTTTATCAGTTCTTCCTTGCCTTTGCCATCCCTTTTGCCCTTATCACAGTGGCTTACAGGAAGATCTTGCTCAAGATGTCCAGGTCCTCAGAAGCACTAATGAGCCAAAGACACACAAGGGCTGCTCGAACCAAGAAATTGACCCATACAGCAATTGCTAGTTGTGCAGCTTTCTTCAGTTGTTGGGCACCTTTCCACCTCCTACAACTGGCCCAGTTTGCCATGACTCACCCTACCTTGCCTTTCCACTATGCCTACAATGTGGCCATCAGCCTGGGTTATGCCAGTGTTCTGAATCCCTTTATCTACATCCTCCTGGGACGGAATTTTCCAAGGCAGCTTGGGGTCCCTGGAAGGCCAGAAGCTGCAGGACAGGCCACTCCAAGTGAGAGCAAAAACATTCATGGGGATGCAAGTGAGTCAGGGCAACCACTACCGCATTTGGTGCCCGTCTCTGGCAGGTAA